Proteins co-encoded in one Quercus robur chromosome 8, dhQueRobu3.1, whole genome shotgun sequence genomic window:
- the LOC126694698 gene encoding protein disulfide-isomerase 5-4-like produces the protein MFSSSKIKSVDFYRKIPRDLTEASLSGAGLSIVAALAMMFLFGMELNNYLTFSTSTTVIVDRSSDGDFLRIDFNISFPALSCEFASVDLSDILGTNRLNITKTIRKFSIDHNLRPTGSEFHSGPISHDIKHGEEFDEEPVEGSVDLTAQNFDRYSHMHPILVVNFFAPWCYWSNRLKPAWEKAAKIIRERYDPELDGRILLGKVDCTQEPDLCRRNHIQGYPSIRIFRKGSDLRNDHGHHDHESYYGDRDVDSLVKTMEDLVAPIPVESQKMALDDKSNMTQNTKRPAPSTGGCRIEGYVRVKKVPGNLIFSARSGAHSFDSTQMNMSHVISHLSFGRKIAPRAMSDVKRLIPYIGGSHDRLNGRSFINHRDLGANVTIEHYVQIVKTEVMVKGPHKLVEEYEYTAHSSLAQSVYIPVAKFHFELSPMQVLITENPKSFSHFLTNVCAIIGGVFTVAGILDSILHNTFRLMKKVELGKNF, from the exons ATGTTTTCCAGCAGCAAGATCAAATCCGTCGATTTTTACAG GAAAATCCCAAGAGATTTGACAGAGGCATCATTATCAGGTGCAGGATTATCCATAGTAGCAGCGCTGGCCATGATGTTTTTATTTGGAATG GAATTGAATAACTATTTGACTTTCAGCACATCTACAACTGTTATTGTTGACAGGAGTTCTGATGGGGACTTCTTACGCATTGATTTTAATATCAG TTTTCCTGCCCTCTCATGTGAATTTGCATCTGTAGACCTGAGTGATATCTTGGGAACA AACAGGTTGAATATAACAAAAACAATTCGCAAATTTTCTATAGACCATAATTTAAGACCCACAGGCTCCGAGTTTCACTCGGGACCAATTTCACATGACATTAAGCATGGGGAGGAATTCGATGAAGAACCTGTTGAAGGTTCTGTTGATCTGACAGCTCAAAATTTTGATAGATATTCTCATAT GCATCCAATTTTGGTTGTCAATTTTTTTGCTCCTTGGTGCTACTGGAGCAATCGCCTG AAACCAGCATGGGAAAAGGCGGCCAAAATAATCAGAGAAAG ATATGACCCAGAGTTGGATGGGCGGATTCTTTTGGGAAAGGTAGATTGCACTCAAGAACCTGACTTGTGTAGAAG GAATCACATACAAGGTTATCCATCTATTCGCATTTTTCGTAAAGGAAGTGATCTTAG GAATGACCATGGACACCATGACCATGAATCTTACTATGGAGATCGAGATGTAGATAGCTTGGTTAAG ACAATGGAAGATTTGGTTGCACCCATTCCTGTGGAATCTCAGAAGATGGCTTTGGATGATAAGTCAAACATGACACAAAATACCAAAAGACCGGCACCATCAACAGGAGGCTGTAGAATTGAGGGATATGTGCGAGTGAAGAAG GTTCCAGGAAACCTTATCTTCTCAGCTCGTTCAGGAGCCCATTCTTTCGATTCTACTCAAATGAATATGTCACATGTCATATCCCATCTTTCATTTGGTCGGAAGATTGCGCCTAGGGCGATGTCTGATGTGAAGCGCTTGATACCTTATATTGGTGGAAGCCATGACAGGTTAAATGGGCGATCATTCATTAATCACCGGGATTTAGGTGCAAATGTTACA ATAGAGCATTATGTGCAAATTGTTAAAACGGAGGTGATGGTAAAAGGGCCTCATAAGTTAGTTGAGGAGTATGAGTACACAGCCCACAGCAGTTTGGCGCAAAGCGTATACATACCTGTTGCAAAATTCCATTTTGAGCTTTCTCCGATGCAG GTTTTAATAACTGAGAATCCAAagtcattttcacattttctcacaaATGTCTGTGCTATTATTGGAGGTGTTTTCACG GTTGCTGGAATTTTGGATTCCATTCTGCACAACACTTTTAGACTGATGAAGAAAGTAGaattaggaaaaaatttttgA
- the LOC126694699 gene encoding early nodulin-like protein 1, with protein sequence MANTIFKLNPQNKVLYAVGLFCLMLLVQKGAATQFTVGGSKGWSVPSPNDVHFNQWAENSRFQIGDSLLFNYQPDQDSVLQVNQDSYNNCNTDSYQQKYTDGHTVVQLPQSGPFYFISGNKDNCQKNEKMVVIVLADRSNSSQNTNTTTSPPPSGSTDITPSPAPAGEESPSPPPTGEETPAPVSETPPPPPSGASSIFISSVTTLGAFTASSLYFLL encoded by the exons ATGGCTAACACTATTTTTAAACTAAATCCTCAAAACAAAGTATTGTATGCAGTGGGACTCTTTTGTCTCATGCTGTTGGTGCAGAAGGGAGCTGCAACTCAGTTCACTGTTGGAGGCTCAAAGGGCTGGAGTGTTCCAAGTCCCAATGATGTCCACTTCAACCAATGGGCAGAAAATAGCCGATTTCAAATCGGAGACTCTCTTC TTTTTAACTACCAACCCGACCAAGACTCGGTGCTTCAAGTAAACCAGGACAGCTACAACAATTGCAACACTGACTCATATCAGCAAAAATACACTGATGGCCACACTGTTGTCCAGTTGCCTCAATCTGGGCCTTTCTACTTCATAAGTGGCAACAAAGACAACtgtcaaaaaaatgaaaagatggtGGTTATTGTATTGGCAGATAGAAGCAACAGCTCTCAGAATACTAACACAACCACCTCTCCTCCACCTTCAGGCTCAACAGATATAACACCATCTCCAGCACCTGCCGGTGAGGAGTCTCCGTCACCACCACCTACCGGTGAGGAGACTCCAGCTCCTGTCAGTGaaactcctcctcctcctccaagTGGAGCTTCTTCAATCTTCATTAGTTCTGTCACTACCCTTGGAGCATTCACTGCTTCATCTCTTTATTTCTTACTCTAA